ATCGATTTTCTCTTTGGTGAGTTTTTTTATGGCATCATCATTTAAACGTATTAAATGACTGGACTTATAAAACAGTTCCGAAATCAGAGCCATTAAAGGCACCTCCCATAAAATAGTGCGGTACCAAAACCCTTCGACCGTAACTTTAATTTCTGATCCTTCCTGACTAATTTGTACTTCAGAAGGATCAAATCTGTATCCCTGCAGAAAATCTAAATAAGTAGGATCAAGATAAGGACAATAATGTGCCAGATAACTTTTCTCATCTTTTGTGAGTCTTAAATCAGCCATCGCATCGACTGATCGACGCAGCAGTTCTGCAAAACCTGCCGGAAAAATATGTTTACCACGATTGATAAATCCGTAACGGACTTTTGCTTTTGGGAAAAGCTTAATTACAGCATGCTGCATTGTAAATTTGTAGAAATCATTATCTAAAATTGATTTCAAAAAAGTGGTCTCCATAGCATTCAAATTCTTTTCATTTCCTGCTAAGGTACGGCAATTTCATAAAAGACAAAAATTCTTATGAAAACGGATTCTTTTACGTTATTTATGAACTATTTTAAATGTGGCAAAAGTTTTGTCAAAGAGAAAAAAAGTAATAAATCTGCCCATTTTTTTATCATAAGTTATCTGAAATTCCAAAACACCATCTTCTTCTTTGGCATTTTCAATCATAATCTGTTCTTCTTTTTTATTTAAATAGAAAAGATAATCCAGCCTCGAAACATTCTTAAATTTGAAGGTCATTTTATCACCGTCATTTGCCTGAATTATTCCTGAAAATGGAAATAAAACTTTAGCTTCTGCCATAAAAAATCCATCATAGAGAATAGGACCGTTTAAAAATGCTTCTCTATTTCCTGTGTTACCAGAATACATGGCATTCTCAGGAAAATGTTTGGCATAAAAATAATCCGGATTCATATCAAAATAAATCGGAGTAAATTCCTTGATTACAACTTTGCGTTTTTCATTGTAGAATCCGTTACCCCATGTGACATCAAGCAATATCCATTTTCCATTTATTTGAACAGTATTCCATGCGTGGTTTGATCTTAATCTTTTTCTTCCAATATCATTCAATAATGTTTTAGAGTCACCTACTATTGTTTGGCATTTCAATCCGCTTAGCGTTGCTAGATATTCATACAAAAGTGCAAAACCTTCACAAACTGCTTTTTTAGAATTGAATGTTTTCTGAATAGTCTTCGCATTCAATAATTGCTTTTTCTTAGCCCATTCGGCTTCAGTCTTAAATTTATACGTTTTTTGCTTTGGCGGATCTAAATAAGTTTTGACATCATAATTCAAATTCAGCGCAATCCAGCTATAAATCGCCCGTGCTTTATCATGTTCAGAAATAAAGTCTTTCTGAATTCTTTCTGCTAATTTTTCAGGATTGCCAAAATGAGGATACTTCAATATAATACTGTCAATAGCATTATATTTTTGAGAATAAGATGAAGTTATAAAACCTACATTCAAAAAAAGAAATACAAATGCAATTTTCTTAATTATCATAGATTTTAAACTGAAAAAATTACTTCGAAACTATTTTAAAAGAAACAATACTATTGGTATCTACAAAAACCGTAACGTATTCCCCTAAATTATTATCTACAGGAATTTGAAATTCTAAACCGCCTCGTTTCTCCTTTGGGTTCAAAACTTTAACCGGCTGATTCTTTCTGTTTAGATAAAAAACCTGATCTGATTTGGACACATTTTTTATTTCAACCGTAA
This portion of the Flavobacterium gelatinilyticum genome encodes:
- a CDS encoding transglutaminase domain-containing protein — protein: MIIKKIAFVFLFLNVGFITSSYSQKYNAIDSIILKYPHFGNPEKLAERIQKDFISEHDKARAIYSWIALNLNYDVKTYLDPPKQKTYKFKTEAEWAKKKQLLNAKTIQKTFNSKKAVCEGFALLYEYLATLSGLKCQTIVGDSKTLLNDIGRKRLRSNHAWNTVQINGKWILLDVTWGNGFYNEKRKVVIKEFTPIYFDMNPDYFYAKHFPENAMYSGNTGNREAFLNGPILYDGFFMAEAKVLFPFSGIIQANDGDKMTFKFKNVSRLDYLFYLNKKEEQIMIENAKEEDGVLEFQITYDKKMGRFITFFLFDKTFATFKIVHK